In a single window of the Flavobacterium ammoniigenes genome:
- a CDS encoding RidA family protein: MKKILFTDKAPAPIGPYNQAVLSGNTLYTSGQIAINPATGDLVLDSIEIETKQVMENMKAVLESAGMTFENVVKSTIFISNMNEFATINSVYGSYFNEKTAPARETVQVACLPKNVNVEISMIAVAN, encoded by the coding sequence ATGAAAAAAATACTCTTTACAGACAAAGCACCTGCTCCTATTGGCCCATATAATCAAGCCGTACTTTCAGGAAATACCTTATATACTTCAGGTCAAATTGCTATTAACCCAGCAACTGGAGATCTAGTTCTAGATTCTATAGAAATAGAAACTAAGCAAGTAATGGAAAACATGAAAGCGGTATTGGAATCTGCTGGGATGACCTTTGAAAATGTAGTTAAGTCAACCATATTCATTTCTAACATGAATGAATTTGCTACTATCAACAGCGTTTACGGCAGTTATTTTAACGAAAAAACCGCTCCAGCTCGTGAAACGGTTCAAGTGGCATGTTTGCCAAAAAATGTAAATGTAGAAATCTCTATGATTGCGGTTGCAAACTAA
- a CDS encoding N-acetylglucosamine kinase has protein sequence MKLIVDSGSTKADWIAIDDSGKILFTTQTLGLNPEILDEEEVIERLNDRFDILQNKNEATHLFFYGAGCGTERMKLFLSQVFQAYFPNAIVVVEEDTYAAVFATTPKGEKAIVSILGTGSNCSYFDGKELHQKVQSLGYIIMDDCSGNVFGKELIRKYYFNKMPQHLAVEFEKEYDMTPDYIKSKLYKEANPNAYLATFAKFLIQHKEDPFCKKIIYKGMKSFVKNYIRQYDNYQEVPVHFVGSIAFYLKEELEVTFEKYQIKLGNVLRRPIDGLIAYHVANK, from the coding sequence ATGAAATTAATTGTTGATAGTGGTTCTACCAAAGCCGATTGGATAGCTATAGATGATAGTGGTAAAATTTTATTTACTACTCAAACCTTAGGATTGAATCCAGAAATTCTGGATGAAGAAGAAGTTATTGAACGTTTGAATGATCGTTTTGATATATTGCAAAATAAAAATGAGGCAACTCATTTATTCTTTTATGGTGCGGGTTGTGGAACTGAACGAATGAAATTATTTCTTTCCCAAGTTTTTCAAGCCTATTTTCCTAATGCTATTGTTGTAGTTGAGGAAGATACATATGCAGCTGTATTTGCTACTACTCCAAAAGGAGAGAAAGCAATTGTTAGTATTTTAGGTACAGGTTCCAATTGCAGTTATTTTGATGGAAAAGAATTGCATCAGAAAGTACAATCATTAGGTTATATTATAATGGACGATTGTAGTGGTAATGTTTTTGGAAAAGAGTTAATTAGAAAGTATTATTTCAATAAAATGCCGCAGCATTTGGCAGTTGAATTTGAAAAAGAGTACGATATGACACCTGATTACATTAAGAGCAAATTGTACAAAGAAGCTAATCCAAATGCGTATCTAGCGACTTTTGCCAAATTCTTAATCCAACATAAAGAAGATCCTTTCTGTAAAAAAATCATATACAAAGGGATGAAATCTTTTGTCAAAAATTACATCAGACAATACGATAATTACCAAGAAGTTCCTGTTCATTTTGTAGGTTCAATTGCTTTTTACCTAAAAGAAGAATTAGAGGTGACTTTTGAAAAATACCAAATTAAATTAGGTAACGTGTTAAGACGACCAATCGATGGATTGATCGCGTATCACGTAGCTAATAAATAA
- the gap gene encoding type I glyceraldehyde-3-phosphate dehydrogenase, giving the protein MSKVKLGINGFGRIGRIVFRESFNRDNVEVVAINDLLDVDHLAYLLKYDSVHGRFNGTVEVKEGKLYVNGRHIRITAERNPADLKWNEVDVDVVAECTGFFTTVETASEHIKGGAKKVIISAPSADAPMFVMGVNHETAKASDVVVSNASCTTNCLAPMAKVIHDNFEIVEGLMTTVHATTSTQMTNDGPSRKDFRGGRSALVNMIPSSTGAAKAVGVVIPSLNGKLTGMSMRVPTVDVSAVDLTVKLAKETSYAEIMAVLKKASETTMKGILGFTEDDVVSNDFVSDSRTSIIDAKAGIGLNSTFFKIISWYDNEYGYSSKLIDLSVHISGLK; this is encoded by the coding sequence ATGTCAAAAGTAAAATTAGGAATAAACGGTTTCGGAAGAATTGGAAGAATCGTTTTTAGAGAGTCTTTCAATAGAGATAATGTTGAGGTAGTTGCTATCAATGATTTATTAGATGTTGATCACTTGGCTTACTTATTAAAATATGATTCAGTTCACGGACGTTTCAATGGAACTGTTGAAGTGAAAGAAGGTAAATTATATGTAAACGGAAGACACATTCGTATCACTGCTGAAAGAAATCCAGCTGATTTGAAATGGAATGAAGTGGATGTTGATGTAGTTGCTGAATGTACAGGTTTCTTTACTACAGTTGAAACTGCAAGCGAGCACATCAAAGGTGGTGCAAAGAAAGTAATTATTTCTGCTCCTTCAGCTGATGCTCCAATGTTTGTAATGGGAGTGAACCACGAAACTGCAAAAGCGTCTGACGTAGTTGTTTCTAATGCTTCTTGTACTACAAACTGTTTAGCTCCAATGGCTAAAGTAATTCACGATAACTTCGAAATTGTAGAAGGTTTAATGACTACTGTTCACGCTACAACTTCAACTCAAATGACAAACGATGGTCCATCTAGAAAAGATTTTAGAGGTGGTCGTTCTGCATTAGTTAATATGATTCCTTCTTCTACAGGTGCTGCTAAAGCAGTAGGAGTTGTTATTCCTTCATTAAACGGAAAATTAACAGGTATGTCAATGCGTGTTCCAACTGTTGACGTTTCAGCAGTAGATTTAACTGTAAAATTAGCAAAAGAAACTTCGTATGCTGAGATTATGGCAGTATTGAAAAAAGCATCTGAAACTACAATGAAAGGAATCTTAGGATTTACTGAAGATGATGTGGTATCTAATGACTTCGTATCTGATTCAAGAACTTCTATTATTGATGCTAAAGCTGGAATTGGTTTGAATTCTACTTTTTTCAAAATTATTTCTTGGTATGATAATGAATACGGATATTCAAGTAAATTGATTGATTTATCTGTACATATTTCAGGTTTAAAATAA
- a CDS encoding putative LPS assembly protein LptD, with amino-acid sequence MAHQKTNHIFTKIAFKPLRTNLFHIVFLGFFLTIGLGEIYGQDINKKTTAISPASTIKNSKTNPEKSLESATDSTSSLVKKDSTTKKQAFLDGKVKYKAKDYTKIDQKKKHIILYDNAELYYQDVELKSGIILLDYEKDEVYAGRIKDSAGNYTQFPNFKQGANVVEPDSIRFNFKTKKAIIWNSRSDQGEFKIKAALTKKENDSVYFLKGARFTTSKDVDNPEYYFQTNKVKFVPGKKVVTGVTNMVIANVPTPIALPFAFFPMSKETSISGILLPSYNDSNTRGFSLQNGGYYFALSDNYDLTVLGDYYTNGSYGMRFESNYAKRYNYRGNVNIRFENLISSERGYPDYSKQKIYNIQWSHSRDSKANPNASFSASVNLGSSKYFKQSINQVNIGSNLNNTMNSSVSYSRNFVGAGPQSRLSITATHSQNTQTEQIDMTLPTLQYSIDRVYPFVKKDGVKKGFFKNINLQYDLSAKNSISTTDSLFFKPQMFENAKVGLQHSIPLSTNFKLFKYFSASSSLNYKEVWYTKTINKNFDATQGKVVDTEVKGFDAFRTYSFSSSLGTTIYGTFNRGANKKIQAIRHVMRPSISYGYTPSFEKYYDTYAADGSGTMLKEYSRFEGGIFGSPSSSNSNSLGFDLSNTIEAKVTDRDSTKTEAKKVMLLNNLNLSTSYDLNANGVRTLAWSPVRVSGGTQFFNDKMNVNFGATLDPYAIDNSGKRINVYNIDNGGSLFRMTSANMTLNYSLSSSDKAKKSDSDQTKRNGGREDDLFGKPNLGNEQKSLFDENEDKGEDTVSEFFHSKLPWDMTFAYSLTYGNNNREKKIIGNSIMISINADLTPKWKTGISTGYDFVQKGVTYTQIRFERDLLSWRMDFNWSPFGTYANWGFFIGIKSGVLSDIKWDKRSTIIR; translated from the coding sequence TTGGCACATCAAAAAACAAACCATATTTTTACAAAAATAGCATTTAAACCTTTGCGTACAAACTTATTTCATATCGTTTTTCTAGGCTTTTTCCTAACAATTGGATTGGGTGAAATATATGGCCAAGATATCAATAAAAAAACGACTGCAATTAGCCCCGCGAGTACTATAAAAAATTCTAAAACTAATCCTGAAAAATCCCTTGAATCAGCAACTGATAGTACATCTAGTTTGGTAAAAAAAGACAGCACTACCAAGAAACAAGCCTTTTTAGACGGAAAAGTTAAATACAAAGCCAAGGATTATACGAAGATTGATCAAAAGAAAAAACACATTATTCTATATGATAATGCCGAATTGTATTATCAAGATGTTGAATTAAAATCTGGTATTATTCTTTTGGATTATGAAAAAGACGAGGTTTATGCTGGAAGAATTAAAGATTCCGCAGGAAACTACACGCAATTCCCTAATTTCAAACAAGGCGCTAATGTCGTTGAACCGGATTCAATTCGGTTTAATTTTAAAACTAAAAAAGCCATCATTTGGAACTCTCGTTCAGACCAAGGCGAATTCAAAATAAAAGCGGCACTTACCAAGAAGGAAAATGATTCGGTTTATTTTTTGAAAGGGGCCCGATTTACAACTTCTAAAGATGTAGATAATCCAGAATACTATTTTCAGACTAATAAAGTGAAATTTGTACCTGGTAAAAAAGTAGTTACTGGAGTTACAAATATGGTAATTGCCAATGTACCTACTCCGATTGCCTTACCTTTTGCTTTTTTTCCAATGTCAAAAGAAACTAGTATTTCAGGAATTTTATTACCCAGTTATAACGATTCTAATACAAGAGGTTTTTCACTTCAAAACGGAGGATATTATTTTGCTTTAAGCGACAATTATGATTTAACTGTATTAGGAGACTACTATACCAATGGAAGCTATGGGATGCGTTTTGAATCCAACTATGCCAAAAGATATAACTATCGTGGCAATGTAAATATTCGTTTTGAAAATTTAATTTCAAGCGAGAGAGGATATCCCGATTATTCCAAACAAAAAATTTATAACATCCAATGGTCTCACTCTCGAGATAGTAAAGCCAATCCAAATGCTAGTTTTTCAGCATCAGTCAATCTAGGGAGTAGTAAATATTTCAAACAATCTATCAATCAAGTCAACATAGGTTCAAATTTGAACAATACTATGAATTCTTCGGTTTCTTATTCCAGAAACTTTGTAGGTGCAGGACCTCAGTCCAGATTATCGATAACCGCCACACATTCGCAAAATACTCAAACCGAACAAATTGACATGACATTGCCAACGCTGCAATACAGTATAGACAGAGTTTATCCTTTTGTCAAAAAAGATGGCGTAAAAAAAGGATTTTTCAAAAACATCAATTTACAATATGATTTGAGTGCCAAAAATAGTATTTCAACCACTGATTCTTTATTTTTTAAACCTCAAATGTTTGAAAATGCAAAAGTAGGATTACAACACAGTATACCCTTGAGCACCAATTTCAAATTATTCAAATATTTTAGTGCTTCATCTTCCCTGAATTATAAAGAAGTTTGGTATACTAAAACCATCAATAAAAATTTCGATGCTACCCAAGGAAAAGTGGTAGATACCGAAGTAAAAGGTTTTGATGCGTTTAGGACCTATTCTTTTTCTTCAAGTCTTGGAACTACAATATATGGAACATTTAATCGTGGAGCCAATAAAAAAATTCAAGCTATTAGACATGTAATGCGTCCTTCTATTTCGTATGGTTATACACCGAGTTTTGAAAAATATTACGACACCTATGCTGCTGATGGAAGCGGAACGATGTTAAAGGAATACTCACGATTTGAAGGAGGTATTTTTGGTTCACCAAGTAGTTCTAATTCCAATAGTTTAGGATTTGATTTAAGCAATACTATTGAAGCTAAAGTAACCGATAGAGACAGCACCAAAACAGAAGCTAAAAAAGTAATGTTACTAAACAATTTAAATCTATCTACTAGTTATGATTTAAATGCAAATGGAGTAAGAACATTAGCTTGGTCACCAGTTCGAGTAAGTGGTGGTACCCAATTTTTTAATGATAAAATGAATGTTAATTTTGGAGCTACTCTAGATCCTTATGCCATAGACAATTCCGGTAAGAGAATTAATGTGTACAATATAGACAATGGCGGAAGTTTGTTTCGTATGACAAGCGCCAATATGACCCTTAATTATTCGCTTTCAAGCTCTGACAAAGCTAAAAAAAGTGATTCGGATCAAACCAAACGAAATGGTGGTCGAGAGGATGATTTATTTGGAAAACCGAATTTAGGTAATGAGCAAAAAAGTTTGTTTGATGAAAACGAAGATAAAGGTGAAGACACCGTTTCTGAATTTTTTCATTCCAAATTACCTTGGGATATGACCTTTGCTTATTCCTTAACTTATGGAAATAATAATCGTGAAAAGAAAATAATTGGCAACTCCATTATGATTTCAATTAATGCCGATTTAACTCCAAAATGGAAGACTGGAATTTCAACTGGATATGATTTTGTTCAAAAAGGTGTGACCTACACTCAAATTCGTTTTGAAAGAGATTTGTTAAGTTGGAGAATGGATTTCAATTGGTCTCCTTTTGGAACCTATGCTAATTGGGGCTTCTTTATTGGAATCAAATCTGGCGTATTGAGCGACATCAAATGGGATAAACGAAGTACAATCATTCGATAA
- the pfkA gene encoding 6-phosphofructokinase yields the protein MSNKIRKIGVLTSGGDSPGMNAAIRSVVRTCAFHNIGCVGIYRGYQGMIEGDFKEMGPRSVNNIINKGGTILKSARSMEFKTPEGRKKAYDNLVKAEIDAFVVIGGDGSFTGALLFNSEYDFPVIGIPGTIDNDIFGTSHTLGYDTALNTVVEVIDKIRDTASSHNRLFLVEVMGRDAGHIALNAGIGAGAEEILIPEEDMGLDRLLDSLKKSKAAGKSSSIVVIAEGDKIGKSVFELKDYVESNLPEYDVRVSVLGHMQRGGSPSCFDRVLASRLGVKAVESLLEGKSNFMAGINQDKITLTPLEQAIKGHSEIDSELLRVSDIVSI from the coding sequence ATGTCAAATAAAATAAGAAAAATAGGTGTTCTTACTTCTGGTGGTGATTCGCCAGGAATGAATGCTGCTATTCGTTCAGTTGTAAGAACTTGTGCGTTCCATAATATTGGATGTGTGGGTATTTACAGAGGGTACCAAGGAATGATTGAAGGTGACTTCAAAGAAATGGGACCTCGAAGCGTGAACAACATTATTAATAAAGGGGGTACGATTTTAAAATCGGCTCGTTCTATGGAATTTAAAACTCCCGAAGGAAGAAAAAAAGCATACGATAATTTGGTAAAAGCTGAAATCGATGCTTTTGTTGTTATTGGTGGAGACGGAAGTTTTACTGGGGCATTATTATTCAACTCAGAATATGACTTTCCTGTAATTGGAATTCCAGGTACAATTGATAACGATATTTTTGGAACCAGCCACACTTTAGGATACGATACTGCTTTAAACACTGTAGTTGAAGTCATTGATAAAATTCGTGATACAGCAAGTTCTCACAACCGTTTGTTTTTGGTTGAGGTGATGGGTAGAGATGCGGGACATATTGCATTAAATGCTGGTATTGGAGCTGGAGCAGAAGAGATTCTAATCCCGGAAGAAGATATGGGACTAGACCGTTTGTTGGACTCGCTTAAAAAGAGTAAAGCAGCTGGGAAATCATCAAGTATAGTGGTTATTGCTGAAGGTGATAAAATTGGAAAAAGCGTTTTTGAATTAAAAGATTACGTTGAATCTAACTTACCTGAATATGATGTTAGAGTTTCGGTTTTAGGTCATATGCAAAGAGGAGGTTCGCCATCTTGTTTTGATAGAGTATTAGCGAGTAGACTTGGTGTAAAAGCTGTTGAGTCTTTGCTAGAAGGAAAATCAAATTTTATGGCAGGAATCAATCAAGACAAAATCACGTTGACTCCTCTAGAGCAAGCTATTAAAGGACACTCAGAAATTGATTCTGAATTATTACGTGTTTCTGATATTGTATCCATCTAA
- a CDS encoding N-acetylmuramoyl-L-alanine amidase family protein, whose product MSFNTKIIGVYSFFLLVLSMPIAAQNPKFKVTLDAGHGAHDYGAVYSGRIEKNIALAVVLKVGKILERTNKIDIVYTRDTDVFIDLIERANIANRAKSDIFVSIHCNANKNTAADGTETYVMGLNKLASNLEVAKKENSVITKEKDYKQKYEGFDPNSPESIMGLTLMQEEFLDNSIFLASKVEEQFAKLGKKLRHGGVKQAPFMVLHKAYMPRVLIEMGFVSNPVEGDLLNSEEGQYELAEAIANAIISYRNEFFGDGILPIKELKPSKRIVPKPIKDTLIQEKPKVAIDTKDIKKTEPVKEKQSALIYKVQIGVSPKEVALEAKNFKGLEPISKVDLKKSFIYMFGETSDYETAKNLLKEAKSKGYNSAFLVAFNNGTKISIQEALKL is encoded by the coding sequence ATGTCTTTTAATACAAAAATAATAGGTGTTTACTCCTTTTTCTTATTGGTACTTTCCATGCCAATTGCAGCTCAAAATCCTAAATTTAAAGTTACATTAGATGCCGGTCATGGTGCACATGACTACGGCGCTGTTTATAGTGGCCGAATTGAAAAAAATATTGCTTTAGCAGTTGTATTGAAAGTGGGTAAAATTTTGGAGCGTACCAATAAGATTGATATTGTTTATACACGAGATACCGATGTTTTTATCGATTTAATTGAACGCGCTAATATTGCCAATCGTGCCAAGTCGGATATTTTTGTTTCTATCCATTGCAACGCTAATAAAAATACCGCTGCCGATGGAACTGAGACCTATGTAATGGGTTTGAACAAATTAGCGTCTAATTTGGAAGTGGCCAAAAAGGAAAACTCGGTAATTACAAAAGAGAAAGATTACAAACAAAAATACGAAGGTTTTGATCCTAATTCGCCAGAATCAATTATGGGATTAACCTTAATGCAAGAAGAATTTTTAGATAACAGTATTTTTTTAGCAAGTAAAGTTGAAGAACAATTTGCGAAATTGGGAAAAAAATTACGTCATGGGGGAGTAAAACAAGCACCTTTTATGGTGTTGCACAAAGCCTATATGCCGAGAGTGTTAATCGAAATGGGCTTTGTATCCAATCCAGTAGAAGGAGATTTGTTGAATTCAGAAGAAGGGCAATATGAATTGGCGGAAGCTATTGCTAATGCCATTATTAGTTATAGAAATGAGTTTTTTGGAGATGGTATTTTACCAATCAAAGAATTGAAACCATCCAAAAGAATTGTTCCTAAGCCAATTAAAGACACTTTGATTCAAGAGAAACCAAAAGTTGCAATTGACACCAAAGACATCAAAAAAACAGAACCAGTAAAAGAAAAGCAATCGGCTTTAATTTATAAAGTTCAAATTGGTGTAAGTCCCAAAGAAGTAGCGTTGGAAGCGAAGAATTTTAAAGGTTTGGAACCCATAAGTAAAGTTGATTTAAAAAAGTCTTTTATTTATATGTTTGGTGAAACATCCGATTATGAAACAGCTAAGAACTTGTTAAAAGAGGCCAAATCGAAAGGGTATAACTCAGCGTTTTTAGTAGCTTTTAATAATGGTACTAAAATTAGTATTCAAGAAGCATTGAAATTATAG